A part of Chanodichthys erythropterus isolate Z2021 chromosome 4, ASM2448905v1, whole genome shotgun sequence genomic DNA contains:
- the gpatch2 gene encoding G patch domain-containing protein 2 isoform X2, protein MFRAAEIKSFGKAGTGWHFRRTMDELVHDLVSALEESSEQARGGFGDGGDHALAVGCLLKRQARKRRGRKRRSDNPHPPWDTCHLSEGSESSLEEQKDYRSSTAAGGAHTRDNNNSDSDEQLGAKRRTPLTADSGRGKRPLWLDDLSGADGLGTRSLRRRRKVKRMAVDPPLDVATMLAPPPKAPIVGGSRGAGFSPEARGSDANKNRVKKRKFTAQRLAQDAADEGVVVESEEAGQAAKDKMEFEEQKGSDEDMSDSETSSVSNSSDGGLYTNDEGRQGDDEQSDWFYEGEPGGACGIAGVVPWWERDSNELDLNDPMFNSILTGAFPLMSQGSQRGFQARLARQACLQQSQGTSQGIPDRLPRLSQDPQNSWFSSGTRRDQLLWDSRSDRSHRKSCSLKTASRQTSGHLGSLCTGDIKRRRKAAPVGAPSASGVVGESAAPLPESNVGNRMLQSMGWTPGSGLGPDGRGITEPIRASQRPKGAGLGFN, encoded by the exons ATGTTCCGCGCCGCCGAGATCAAGAGCTTCGGTAAAGCGGGAACCGGCTG GCACTTTCGGCGGACGATGGACGAGCTGGTCCATGACCTGGTGTCAGCTCTGGAGGAGAGTTCTGAACAAGCCCGTGGAGGGTTTGGAGACGGTGGAGATCACGCCCTGGCCGTCGGCTGCCTGCTCAAACGGCAGGCCCGCAAGCGGCGTGGCCGGAAACGTCGGTCTGATAACCCTCACCCGCCGTGGGACACCTGCCACCTGAGCGAAGGCTCCGAATCCAGCCTGGAGGAGCAGAAAGACTATCGTTCATCCACAGCAGCAGGGGGCGCTCACACCCGcgacaacaacaacagcgaCTCCGATGAGCAGCTGGGTGCAAAGCGGCGTACACCCCTCACCGCTGACTCCGGCAGGGGGAAGAGGCCGCTTTGGCTGGATGACTTGAGCGGAGCGGACGGTTTGGGAACCCGCAGTTTACGGAGGCGTCGGAAAGTCAAGCGCATGGCTGTGGATCCGCCACTAGATGTCGCCACCATGCTGGCGCCGCCGCCCAAAGCGCCAATAGTAGGAGGCAGCAGAGGGGCAGGTTTTAGTCCGGAAGCCAGAGGGAGTGACGCGAACAAAAACAGGGTGAAGAAAAGGAAGTTTACGGCACAGAGGCTCGCTCAAGACGCGGCGGATGAAGGCGTGGTGGTGGAGAGCGAAGAGGCCGGCCAAGCGGCCAAAGATAAGATGGAGTTTGAGGAACAGAAAGGCTCAGATGAGGACATGAGTGACAG CGAGACGAGCAGCGTGAGTAACAGCAGTGATGGAGGTCTGTACACCAACGACGAGGGAAGGCAAG GTGACGATGAGCAGAGCGATTGGTTCTATGAGGGCGAGCCGGGCGGGGCTTGTGGGATTGCGGGCGTGGTTCCGTGGTGGGAGAGAGATTCCAACGAACTCGACCTCAATGACCCCATGTTCAACAGCATCCTGACCGGAGCGTTCCCATTAATGTCACAGGGATCTCAAAGAG GGTTTCAAGCACGGCTCGCTCGGCAGGCCTGTCTTCAGCAGTCACAG GGAACCTCTCAAGGAATTCCTGATAGATTACCAAGATTATCCCAGGATCCTCAGAA CTCGTGGTTCAGCTCCGGGACCAGAAGAGACCAA TTGCTTTGGGATTCTCGTAGCGACAGAAGCCACAGAAAAAGCTGCTCTTTAAAGACTGCCAGCAG ACAGACAAGTGGTCATCTTGGCTCTTTGTGTACTGGAGATATAAAGAGAAGACGGAAAGCTGCACCTGTCGGAGCTCCATCAGCCtcag GCGTGGTGGGCGAGAGTGCTGCTCCTCTCCCGGAGTCAAATGTGGGGAACCGTATGCTGCAAAGTATGGGTTGGACCCCGGGGTCGGGCCTGGGCCCTGATGGCAGAGGCATCACTGAGCCGATTCGTGCATCTCAGAGGCCGAAGGGAGCCGGATTGGGCTTCAACTGA
- the gpatch2 gene encoding G patch domain-containing protein 2 isoform X1, whose translation MFRAAEIKSFGKAGTGWHFRRTMDELVHDLVSALEESSEQARGGFGDGGDHALAVGCLLKRQARKRRGRKRRSDNPHPPWDTCHLSEGSESSLEEQKDYRSSTAAGGAHTRDNNNSDSDEQLGAKRRTPLTADSGRGKRPLWLDDLSGADGLGTRSLRRRRKVKRMAVDPPLDVATMLAPPPKAPIVGGSRGAGFSPEARGSDANKNRVKKRKFTAQRLAQDAADEGVVVESEEAGQAAKDKMEFEEQKGSDEDMSDRCETSSVSNSSDGGLYTNDEGRQGDDEQSDWFYEGEPGGACGIAGVVPWWERDSNELDLNDPMFNSILTGAFPLMSQGSQRGFQARLARQACLQQSQGTSQGIPDRLPRLSQDPQNSWFSSGTRRDQLLWDSRSDRSHRKSCSLKTASRQTSGHLGSLCTGDIKRRRKAAPVGAPSASGVVGESAAPLPESNVGNRMLQSMGWTPGSGLGPDGRGITEPIRASQRPKGAGLGFN comes from the exons ATGTTCCGCGCCGCCGAGATCAAGAGCTTCGGTAAAGCGGGAACCGGCTG GCACTTTCGGCGGACGATGGACGAGCTGGTCCATGACCTGGTGTCAGCTCTGGAGGAGAGTTCTGAACAAGCCCGTGGAGGGTTTGGAGACGGTGGAGATCACGCCCTGGCCGTCGGCTGCCTGCTCAAACGGCAGGCCCGCAAGCGGCGTGGCCGGAAACGTCGGTCTGATAACCCTCACCCGCCGTGGGACACCTGCCACCTGAGCGAAGGCTCCGAATCCAGCCTGGAGGAGCAGAAAGACTATCGTTCATCCACAGCAGCAGGGGGCGCTCACACCCGcgacaacaacaacagcgaCTCCGATGAGCAGCTGGGTGCAAAGCGGCGTACACCCCTCACCGCTGACTCCGGCAGGGGGAAGAGGCCGCTTTGGCTGGATGACTTGAGCGGAGCGGACGGTTTGGGAACCCGCAGTTTACGGAGGCGTCGGAAAGTCAAGCGCATGGCTGTGGATCCGCCACTAGATGTCGCCACCATGCTGGCGCCGCCGCCCAAAGCGCCAATAGTAGGAGGCAGCAGAGGGGCAGGTTTTAGTCCGGAAGCCAGAGGGAGTGACGCGAACAAAAACAGGGTGAAGAAAAGGAAGTTTACGGCACAGAGGCTCGCTCAAGACGCGGCGGATGAAGGCGTGGTGGTGGAGAGCGAAGAGGCCGGCCAAGCGGCCAAAGATAAGATGGAGTTTGAGGAACAGAAAGGCTCAGATGAGGACATGAGTGACAGGTG CGAGACGAGCAGCGTGAGTAACAGCAGTGATGGAGGTCTGTACACCAACGACGAGGGAAGGCAAG GTGACGATGAGCAGAGCGATTGGTTCTATGAGGGCGAGCCGGGCGGGGCTTGTGGGATTGCGGGCGTGGTTCCGTGGTGGGAGAGAGATTCCAACGAACTCGACCTCAATGACCCCATGTTCAACAGCATCCTGACCGGAGCGTTCCCATTAATGTCACAGGGATCTCAAAGAG GGTTTCAAGCACGGCTCGCTCGGCAGGCCTGTCTTCAGCAGTCACAG GGAACCTCTCAAGGAATTCCTGATAGATTACCAAGATTATCCCAGGATCCTCAGAA CTCGTGGTTCAGCTCCGGGACCAGAAGAGACCAA TTGCTTTGGGATTCTCGTAGCGACAGAAGCCACAGAAAAAGCTGCTCTTTAAAGACTGCCAGCAG ACAGACAAGTGGTCATCTTGGCTCTTTGTGTACTGGAGATATAAAGAGAAGACGGAAAGCTGCACCTGTCGGAGCTCCATCAGCCtcag GCGTGGTGGGCGAGAGTGCTGCTCCTCTCCCGGAGTCAAATGTGGGGAACCGTATGCTGCAAAGTATGGGTTGGACCCCGGGGTCGGGCCTGGGCCCTGATGGCAGAGGCATCACTGAGCCGATTCGTGCATCTCAGAGGCCGAAGGGAGCCGGATTGGGCTTCAACTGA